From the genome of Rhizobium oryzihabitans:
AAAGAGTATCCATGTCGCAAAATCCGCAGATCTATGTCGATGCCGATGCCTGCCCCGTGAAACCGGAGATACTGAAGGTGGCGGAACGGCATGGGCTGGAAGTGACCTTCGTCGCCAATTCCGGTTTGCGCCCCTCGCGGGATCCGATGGTGAAAAACGTCATAGTATCTGCGGGTTTCGATGCCGCCGACGACTGGATCGCCGACCATGCGGGTGAAAACGATATCGTCATCACTGCCGATGTGCCGCTGGCCGGGCGTTGCGTTGCCAAGGGCGCGCTGGTGACGGGGCCGACGGGCCGCGTTTTCGATCCGTCCAATATCGGCATGGCGACGGCGATGCGCGATCTTGGCGCTCATTTGCGCGAAACCGGCGAGAGCAAGGGATATAATGCGGCTTTTTCGCCGCGCGACCGTTCCGCCTTTCTGGAGACGCTTGACCGTTTCTGCCGCCGTGTCAAAAAATGAGCGCGCAAACAGAAAGGCGCAGCCCATGACCCCGGCCCCCCGAGAAGCAACGTCTATCGCCGCCATCAACCCTTCGTCATCGCTTTTCTGGCTGGAGCCCTGGGCCTTGCCCTTGCCTTGACGCTGGCACCGTCGCTCGCCATCGAGGTCGCTGCGGTTCTGTTTTTCCTGACTTATCTGACGCTTGCCGCCTTTCACCTGCCGGGACTGACGGCGCAGCATCTGAAAGCCCACGCTGACAGCGACGACCTGCCCGCAATCGCCATCATTGCAATCACGCTGCTTGCGGTCGGCGTCGCCGTCGTGTCGCTGTTTCAGGCGCTCAACCATAGCGGCGAAACGGTCTGGACGCTGCTCATCGCCTTCGCCTCCGTGATCTTCGGATGGCTGACGATCCACACCATGACGGCCATGCATTACGCTCATCTTTACTGGAGGCCGACCACGGTAGACGGCAAGCGCCAGCATCGCGGCGGCATGGATTTTCCGGCAACGAAAGAGCCTTGCGGTTACGACTTCCTCTATTTTTCGGTGGTGATCGGCATGACGGCACAGACATCGGATGTGGGGGTGACCACGACCGCCATGCGCAAGGTCACGCTGCTGCACTCCATCGTCTCCTTTTTCTTCAACACGGTTCTGGTTGCGGCGGCGGTCAATGCCGCAGTCTCGCTTGCAGGCTGAACGGAAATCTTCTCAAGGGAATGGCTTCATGAACATCATTTCGCAAAATACGGCCTTTGGCGGCATGCAGGGCGTATTTTCGCACGCATCCGAAACCCTGAACTGCGAGATGACCTTTGCGGTTTACGTGCCGCCAAAGGCGATCCAGGAGCCCTGCCCGGTTGTCTGGTATCTCTCCGGCCTCACCTGCACCCATGCCAATGTCATGGAAAAGGGTGAGTATCGCCGCATGGCTTCCGAACTCGGGCTCATCGTCGTCTGCCCGGACACCAGCCCGCGTGGCAATGACGTGCCTGACGAGCTGACCAACTGGCAGATGGGCAAGGGTGCCGGTTTTTATCTCGACGCCACGCAGGAGCCATGGTCCGAGCATTACCGCATGTACAGCTACGTGACGGAAGAGCTGCCGGCCTTTATCGGCCAGCATTTCCGCGCGGATATGAGCCGCCAGGCCATTTTCGGCCATTCGATGGGAGGGCATGGCGCCATGACCATTGCCCTGAAGAACCCCGACCGCTTCAAAAGCTGCTCCGCCTTTGCTCCCATCGTCGCGCCCTCCTCCGCCGACTGGTCCGAACCGGCGCTGGAAAAATATCTCGGCACGGACCGGGCCGCGTGGCGGCAATATGACGCCTGCTCGCTGGTTGAGGACGGCGCCCGTTTTCCTGAATTCCTGATCGATCAGGGCAAGGCCGACAGTTTCCTTGAAAACGGGCTGCGGCCCTGGTTGTTCGAAGAAGTGATCAAGGGCACGGAGATCGGCCTGACACTGCGCATGCACGAGCGTTATGACCACTCCTATTATTTCATCTCCACCTTCATGGACGACCATTTGAGATGGCATGCCGAGAGGCTTGGTTGAAGGGTAGAAGAACGGCGGCATGACGGCGTTTTCAGAACGCCGTCTCGCAGAGGTTTCCCGAAATAGGAATTATGCGTCTGACGGTATGCGGGCGATAACCTTGATCTCGAAATCGAAACCGGCGAGCCAGTTGACGCCGATTGCCGTCCAGTTCGGGTAAGGCTTTTTGCTGAAAATCTGCTGCTTGACGGCCATGATGGTCCCGAACTGGTTTTCGGGGTCCGTGTGGAACGTCGTTATATCGACAATATCGTCGAACGTGCAGCCGCCCGCTTCCAGCGTCGCCTTGAGATTTGCGAAAGCCAGCTGGACCTGACGTTCAAAATCGGGCTCTGGCGTCCCATCGGAAAGGCTGCCAACCTGCCCTGAAACGAATAGAAGGTCGCCAGACCGGATAGCGGCCGAGTAACCATGCTCCTCGTAAAGAGCGTGTCTGTTTGCGGGAAAAATTGCTTCGCGCTCAGTCATTTTGGATCTCTCTTTTTCATGATTGAATTGGCACCGATGAGCGCAGCAGAGCTTTTCAAAGCTTCACAAGCCGCCTCATTCCATGTACGGTGTGTATGTGAAATATCTGACATACACGCCGTATGTCAAGTTCATATACGTGATGCATGTGAATTAGAGGAGCCGATGGCGAGACGACGGGCCGAGACAATGGAGGAGAACCGCGCAAGGCTGATCGCAGCTGCGCGCAAGATCTTTGCCGAAAAGGGATATGCGGCTGCATCCATGGACGAGTTGACCGCAGAGGTCGGTCTGACGCGGGGCGCGCTCTATCATAATTTCGGGGATAAACGGGGGCTTCTGGCGGCAGCCGTCAATCAGATTGATTCTGAAATGGCGTCACGCGCCCAGGAAATCGGGGCACGCGCGGGAGACGATTGGCAGGGTTTGCTGGCTGAAGGTGTCGCCTATATCGAGATGGCGCTTGATCCGGAAGTGCAACGTATCGTTCTGCTCGACGGGCCGGCGGTACTCGGCGATCCGTCGCAATGGCCCAGCCAGAACAATTGCCTGCAGGTAACAAAGCGGACGGTACAACGGCTGATCGAGCAGGGAATCCTCAAACCAGTCGATGCGGAAGCTGCGGCCCGACTTCTAAGTGGCGCCGCGCTCAATGCCGCGCTGTGGATTGCTGCCAGCGACAAGCCCGAGAAAGTTCTGCCGAAGGCTGTCGAGGCCTTCCAATCCCTGGCCACCGGTCTTCTTAAAAAGCCGGTGTAAGCTCTCGGTGTCTGTAGTCAGTCTTGGAGCAGGATTCCCTGCGCTCTTTTATCTTCGGGTTTCCGCTGCGGTTCACGGAAACAATGCCGTCGCGAGCGTTGTCGGACCGGGCCGGCTCAGCCGGAACTCGCGGATGACACGTTCCGCAACGCCATAAGCGAGTTCCTGCTCGATTGACCGGTTGTCGAAGCTGACGACGGTAGCGGTGAATTTGGCTTCGGCGATTACCTCACCCGTCGCCACGGCGGCGGCGCGCACGATGACCTTGGCGGACGCCCGTTCTCCGAAGAGAAATGGGCCGCGCGTGACGGAAGCGAGGCGGATGGTCAGCACCACGCGCGGTCTGATTTCGCCGCGCGCCGTCGTCTTGATGGCGTTTTGCACCTGCGCATGAATGGATTGCATCAACGCCGGCGCGACATCGGGTCTTGCCGCGACAAATGCGCCGCGCACATCGTAAAGCAGCCGGTCTGCATTGGTCGCTTCCGGTTCAAGCCTGAAAGACATGAGCGTGAAACACGCCAGCACAACGATGCCAAGGCGTTTCAGCATTATGATCATGATCTGCGGCTCCCCTAACGTGAGGTAACCGCATGTTCTGATATCAGGGTTAGAAAAGCGTTAAGACGCGCTCTTCAGCGCCTCGAGAACATTGAGGGCCGCGCGCATGTCGATGAGCCTGACGGCGCGGCGCTCCAGCGCCTCCTCGTCCTCGCCCCATTGCTCGGCGGTCCAGTCCTCATCAAGATGCGCCAGCGCCCAGGTTTCCTCGAGCGTCAGCTCTCCTTCCGCCAGCGCCAGCGCCAGAGTGGCGGAGCCGGTCAGCGACGTCATGGTGTGCAGGGCGGCAAGCGCGATCGGCTTATCGTATTTTCTGAGCGTGACGGAAAAGGCAGCGATAGCTTCCTTCGGCTGCTCGCGATGCATGACGCCTTCAACAAGGATAAAGCGCGCGCCAAGCACATTGGCTGCCCAGTCAAGCACAGGATCCCAATGGTCCGTCTGGCGTTGAACCAGTGCGGCCGGATCGCCGGCGCGGTAGCACAGAAGATCGGATGAGGAGAACCGGAGTATATCCTCAAAAACGGCCTGGGTGTCGTTGGCGACACCGTCAATGGCCGTATTCACATGCCGGGATACGGGCATGACCACCGGATTGACGACGTCCGTCTGCGCATCCCATTCATCGCGAAGCAGGCCGGCAAGCGCCTTTGACGGCACGATGAGCGGCTTCTTGGCGGGCGTGCGCAACGGCTTGCCATCGAGGAGGATGGTGAAGCCGCCATCTTCGGCTTCCGCGACGGTGACATCCTTATAGAAGCGCTTCGGCAAAGGCTTCTGCATCTGGATTTGCGCGCGCAGGATCGGATCGGGATGGCTCAGGCCCTCCGTAAGGTCGTTCAGGAGATCACGCATGGCACGTCCTCATCAGTCGAATAGAAAGGGTCATTCAGGAATATCGGCGGGAACATAGGCCGAAATTTCGCGCGGGTGGCTGACAACCGCATCGGCGCCGGCCTTCCAGAGGTCATCGACCGAGGCGTATCCCCAGGCGACGCCGATCGCCTTTGCGCCTGCAGCCTTTGCCATCTGCATATCATAGATCGCATCGCCGATGACGACAGTGTCGGCCGGAACCATGCCGGTTTCATGGCAGCATTCCATCACCATGGCCGGATGTGGCTTGGAAGGACAATCATCCGCCGTGCGCGACACAATGAAATGATCGGTAAAACCATGCGTTTCGAGAATATGGGTCAGGCCGCGACGGCCTTTGCCGGTGACCGCTCCGATCAGCACATCGTCCCGCTTCGAAAGCGTATCGATCAGCGCAGCGATGCCGTCGAAAAGCGGCTCGATCATGCCCGGACGGGCGCGGACCGGATGATAGATTTCCTTGTAGCGCTGCGTCATCGCCAGCGCCTCGTCATCCACATGCGTCTTGCCGAGCATGCGGGCGATGGCGATATCGAGCGTCAGGCCGATGATCGCCTTGGTCTGCGAGATATCCGGACGCGGCTTTCCGAAATCGGCGAAGGTATCGGACATGACGGCATGGATGAGGCCCGCACTATCCACCAGCGTGCCGTCGCAATCAAAAAGAACGAGTTTCATCGACTTTTAGTCTTCCCTGTCGCCATCGGCCACGTCGAGACCGAGCAAGTTCCAAGTCTGTACCATATGCGGCGGCAAAGGCGCGCTGACGCGAAGCCGGCCGCCATTCGGATGCGGAATGTCGATATGGCGCGCATGCAGATGCAGGCGCTTCTGGATGCCGCCCGGAAAGTCCCAGTTCGGATCGTCGATATAATATTTCGGATCGCCGATGATCGGGTGTCCCATATGCAGGGCGTGGACGCGCAGCTGGTGGGTACGGCCGGTATAGGGCTCCATCTCGAGCCAGGCGAGGTTTTGCGCGGCGGTATCGATGACACGGTAATAGGAAATGGCGTGATCCGCCCCCTCCTCGCCGTGCTTGGCAATGCGCATGCGGTCGCCGTCCGCCGTCTGTTCCTTGACCAGCCAGGTGGAAATCTTGTCCTGATGCTTGCGCGGAACGCCCTTGACCAGCGCCCAATAGGTTTTCTTGGTATCGCGCTCGCGGAAGGCGGCCGTCAGCTTCTGCGCAGCACCCCGGGTGCGGGCGACC
Proteins encoded in this window:
- a CDS encoding HAD family hydrolase, giving the protein MKLVLFDCDGTLVDSAGLIHAVMSDTFADFGKPRPDISQTKAIIGLTLDIAIARMLGKTHVDDEALAMTQRYKEIYHPVRARPGMIEPLFDGIAALIDTLSKRDDVLIGAVTGKGRRGLTHILETHGFTDHFIVSRTADDCPSKPHPAMVMECCHETGMVPADTVVIGDAIYDMQMAKAAGAKAIGVAWGYASVDDLWKAGADAVVSHPREISAYVPADIPE
- a CDS encoding YaiI/YqxD family protein; its protein translation is MSQNPQIYVDADACPVKPEILKVAERHGLEVTFVANSGLRPSRDPMVKNVIVSAGFDAADDWIADHAGENDIVITADVPLAGRCVAKGALVTGPTGRVFDPSNIGMATAMRDLGAHLRETGESKGYNAAFSPRDRSAFLETLDRFCRRVKK
- the fghA gene encoding S-formylglutathione hydrolase — translated: MNIISQNTAFGGMQGVFSHASETLNCEMTFAVYVPPKAIQEPCPVVWYLSGLTCTHANVMEKGEYRRMASELGLIVVCPDTSPRGNDVPDELTNWQMGKGAGFYLDATQEPWSEHYRMYSYVTEELPAFIGQHFRADMSRQAIFGHSMGGHGAMTIALKNPDRFKSCSAFAPIVAPSSADWSEPALEKYLGTDRAAWRQYDACSLVEDGARFPEFLIDQGKADSFLENGLRPWLFEEVIKGTEIGLTLRMHERYDHSYYFISTFMDDHLRWHAERLG
- a CDS encoding RluA family pseudouridine synthase, with the protein product MAGIEHIKVEADEAGMRLDRWFKIHYPGLGFGQLQKLLRSGQVRVDGGRVKTDARVQPGQMVRVPPVDSDLRVKSGPIGSRDLKHSEDAELLARMLLHEDDKVFVFNKPAGIAVQGGSGVNRHIDGLLEAWTSPKGEKPRLVHRLDRDTSGVLVVARTRGAAQKLTAAFRERDTKKTYWALVKGVPRKHQDKISTWLVKEQTADGDRMRIAKHGEEGADHAISYYRVIDTAAQNLAWLEMEPYTGRTHQLRVHALHMGHPIIGDPKYYIDDPNWDFPGGIQKRLHLHARHIDIPHPNGGRLRVSAPLPPHMVQTWNLLGLDVADGDRED
- a CDS encoding ATP12 family chaperone protein gives rise to the protein MRDLLNDLTEGLSHPDPILRAQIQMQKPLPKRFYKDVTVAEAEDGGFTILLDGKPLRTPAKKPLIVPSKALAGLLRDEWDAQTDVVNPVVMPVSRHVNTAIDGVANDTQAVFEDILRFSSSDLLCYRAGDPAALVQRQTDHWDPVLDWAANVLGARFILVEGVMHREQPKEAIAAFSVTLRKYDKPIALAALHTMTSLTGSATLALALAEGELTLEETWALAHLDEDWTAEQWGEDEEALERRAVRLIDMRAALNVLEALKSAS
- a CDS encoding RidA family protein, coding for MTEREAIFPANRHALYEEHGYSAAIRSGDLLFVSGQVGSLSDGTPEPDFERQVQLAFANLKATLEAGGCTFDDIVDITTFHTDPENQFGTIMAVKQQIFSKKPYPNWTAIGVNWLAGFDFEIKVIARIPSDA
- a CDS encoding DUF1345 domain-containing protein, producing MAFLAGALGLALALTLAPSLAIEVAAVLFFLTYLTLAAFHLPGLTAQHLKAHADSDDLPAIAIIAITLLAVGVAVVSLFQALNHSGETVWTLLIAFASVIFGWLTIHTMTAMHYAHLYWRPTTVDGKRQHRGGMDFPATKEPCGYDFLYFSVVIGMTAQTSDVGVTTTAMRKVTLLHSIVSFFFNTVLVAAAVNAAVSLAG
- a CDS encoding TetR/AcrR family transcriptional regulator; protein product: MARRRAETMEENRARLIAAARKIFAEKGYAAASMDELTAEVGLTRGALYHNFGDKRGLLAAAVNQIDSEMASRAQEIGARAGDDWQGLLAEGVAYIEMALDPEVQRIVLLDGPAVLGDPSQWPSQNNCLQVTKRTVQRLIEQGILKPVDAEAAARLLSGAALNAALWIAASDKPEKVLPKAVEAFQSLATGLLKKPV